A region from the Streptosporangium sp. NBC_01756 genome encodes:
- a CDS encoding carbohydrate ABC transporter permease produces the protein MTLTADRPVSTVKPKKPRKGGRQGREAMLLMLPALVPVLVFSVGPLLYGIFLAFTDARSGRNSVTSFVGLSNFGDLLSDGDFWASFRIGMIWAVSVTVLQFLASLGLALLLNQDLRFRGFARVLAMVPWAMPPVVIGLMWRLVYHPDAGILNGMLGTEIDWLNDFSIALPAVIVVGIWTGMPQTTVVLLAGLQGVPKELYEAVEVDGAGTWRKFWSITLPQLRPVIVAITSLDFVWNINQFGLVYVLTQGGPGGQTRLPMLFAYEEAFRYGFFGYAATLGVAIVIVVLAVLGVYLWRQMREAS, from the coding sequence GTGACTCTCACCGCCGACCGGCCGGTCAGCACGGTGAAACCGAAGAAACCCCGCAAGGGTGGGCGGCAGGGGCGCGAGGCGATGCTGCTGATGCTGCCCGCGCTGGTGCCCGTGCTGGTGTTCAGTGTGGGACCGCTGCTCTACGGGATCTTCCTGGCGTTCACCGACGCGCGCTCCGGGCGCAACTCGGTCACCTCGTTCGTCGGGCTGTCGAACTTCGGGGACCTGCTCTCCGACGGGGACTTCTGGGCGTCGTTCCGGATCGGGATGATCTGGGCGGTCTCCGTGACGGTGCTGCAGTTCCTGGCCTCGCTGGGGCTGGCGCTGCTGCTCAACCAGGACCTGCGGTTCCGGGGGTTCGCCCGGGTGCTGGCGATGGTGCCGTGGGCGATGCCGCCCGTCGTCATCGGGCTGATGTGGCGGCTGGTCTACCACCCGGACGCCGGAATCCTCAACGGCATGCTGGGCACCGAGATCGACTGGCTCAACGACTTCTCCATCGCGCTGCCCGCGGTGATCGTCGTCGGGATCTGGACCGGCATGCCGCAGACCACGGTGGTGCTGCTGGCCGGATTGCAGGGCGTCCCCAAGGAGCTGTACGAGGCCGTCGAGGTGGACGGCGCGGGCACCTGGCGGAAGTTCTGGAGCATCACCCTGCCCCAGCTCCGTCCGGTCATCGTGGCCATCACCTCGCTCGACTTCGTCTGGAACATCAACCAGTTCGGGCTGGTCTACGTCCTCACCCAGGGCGGCCCCGGCGGGCAGACCCGCCTGCCCATGCTCTTCGCCTACGAGGAGGCCTTCCGCTACGGCTTCTTCGGCTACGCGGCCACTCTGGGCGTGGCGATCGTGATCGTCGTGCTGGCCGTGCTCGGCGTCTACCTCTGGCGGCAGATGCGGGAGGCGAGCTGA
- a CDS encoding LacI family DNA-binding transcriptional regulator: MSDGPTITTIAERAGVSIASVSRVLNGLPTRENTVRRVLSAAEELGYVPNSVARSLKSRRTNQVAFAMADIGNPVYLAMVREIQPVLKAAGYRLVLHSTDADVADEIDVLHSLGERYVDGLIMIPLRVGEAHLKAVEAARAPVVVIGSVPDGTRVDNVRTDSRTGVQLALDHLHSLGRRRIGFVNGPLDTVPGSARSAAYAKALTALGLPYDESLVEIGDFYRAEGAAAVRRLLDRAPDLDAIMCANDLIALGALDVLRRAGRRVPQDVAVAGMDDIDMAAVAWPALTSVSLGSAERGRVAAELLLDRLGDGERDPRVVTVPPRLMVRASTVGEEES, encoded by the coding sequence GTGAGCGACGGGCCGACGATCACCACGATCGCGGAGCGGGCGGGCGTCTCGATCGCCTCGGTCTCCCGTGTCCTCAACGGTCTGCCGACCCGGGAGAACACCGTGCGCCGGGTGCTCAGCGCGGCCGAGGAGCTGGGATACGTCCCCAACTCGGTGGCCCGGTCGCTGAAGTCGCGCCGGACCAACCAGGTGGCCTTCGCGATGGCCGACATCGGCAACCCGGTCTACCTGGCCATGGTCCGCGAGATCCAGCCGGTGCTGAAGGCCGCGGGATACCGTCTCGTGCTGCACTCCACGGACGCGGACGTCGCCGACGAGATCGACGTGCTGCACAGCCTCGGCGAGCGCTACGTGGACGGCCTGATCATGATTCCGCTCCGGGTGGGCGAGGCGCACCTGAAGGCCGTCGAGGCGGCCCGCGCACCCGTGGTCGTCATCGGCTCGGTGCCGGACGGCACCCGGGTGGACAACGTCCGCACCGACTCCCGCACCGGCGTGCAACTGGCGCTGGACCACCTCCACTCCCTGGGGCGCCGCCGGATCGGATTCGTCAACGGCCCGCTGGACACGGTGCCCGGCTCGGCCCGGTCCGCGGCCTACGCCAAGGCGCTCACCGCCCTCGGACTGCCCTACGACGAGAGCCTGGTGGAGATCGGTGACTTCTACCGCGCCGAGGGCGCGGCCGCGGTGCGCCGGTTGCTGGACAGGGCACCCGACCTGGACGCGATCATGTGCGCCAACGACCTGATCGCGCTCGGCGCGCTGGACGTCCTGCGCCGGGCGGGCCGCCGGGTGCCCCAGGACGTGGCGGTGGCCGGCATGGACGACATAGACATGGCCGCCGTCGCCTGGCCCGCGCTGACCAGCGTCTCCCTCGGCTCCGCCGAGCGCGGCCGGGTGGCGGCGGAACTACTCCTGGACCGGCTGGGCGACGGCGAGCGGGACCCCAGAGTGGTCACCGTACCGCCCCGCCTGATGGTCCGGGCCTCAACCGTAGGAGAGGAGGAATCGTGA
- a CDS encoding NADP-dependent oxidoreductase — MRTVRIDRFGDPDVLTIAEAPAPRPFEGEVLVRVVASAINPVDDKTRQGAIGEGTPPLPMTLGWELAGIVVDSPTSGLPVGERVFGMSHQLGTGRGTWADLVAMPVGSLAAAPSRISLVEAATLPLPGLTALQTLDWLDIRAGERLLVAGAAGAVGGLAVQLARARGARVDALVSRPAQVEVAKELGAEWATTERATLPVAAYDAVFDTFGAFVTEAVADEGRYASIATQAGPVPDLSHRAVRTTVNQVREDGARLAELAKIVDAGQVKVRVDSEYSLQDVQEAHEHFLRGQLTGKIALILSASRP; from the coding sequence ATGCGCACTGTGCGGATCGACCGCTTTGGCGACCCTGACGTCCTAACCATTGCCGAGGCGCCGGCACCTCGCCCGTTCGAGGGCGAGGTGCTGGTACGCGTTGTTGCCTCCGCCATCAATCCCGTTGATGACAAGACCCGTCAGGGGGCCATCGGAGAGGGAACGCCACCCCTGCCGATGACCTTGGGCTGGGAACTGGCGGGCATCGTCGTCGACAGCCCGACCAGTGGACTGCCCGTGGGCGAACGGGTCTTCGGGATGTCTCACCAGCTTGGAACCGGACGAGGAACCTGGGCCGATCTCGTGGCCATGCCGGTCGGCTCGCTTGCCGCCGCCCCCTCGAGGATCAGCCTGGTGGAGGCGGCGACACTGCCGCTGCCTGGGCTCACCGCCTTGCAGACGCTGGACTGGCTGGACATCCGCGCAGGAGAACGCCTTCTGGTGGCAGGTGCGGCCGGCGCGGTAGGAGGCCTGGCCGTACAACTGGCCCGAGCGCGCGGCGCCCGGGTAGACGCGCTGGTTTCCAGACCAGCCCAGGTCGAGGTAGCCAAGGAGTTGGGGGCCGAATGGGCCACAACGGAGCGCGCCACGCTCCCCGTAGCCGCCTATGACGCCGTCTTCGACACCTTCGGCGCCTTTGTCACCGAAGCCGTGGCCGATGAAGGCCGCTACGCCTCCATCGCCACCCAAGCCGGACCCGTGCCGGATCTGTCCCACCGAGCGGTCCGCACCACGGTCAACCAGGTGCGCGAGGACGGCGCAAGGCTCGCCGAACTGGCCAAGATTGTAGATGCGGGCCAGGTCAAGGTACGAGTTGACTCCGAATACAGCCTGCAAGACGTGCAAGAAGCGCACGAACACTTCCTTCGAGGCCAGTTGACAGGAAAGATCGCCCTCATTCTGTCAGCTTCTCGGCCGTAA
- a CDS encoding RNA-guided endonuclease InsQ/TnpB family protein yields MCSIVRLVVQVKLLPTPEQAAALEATLNAVNTAACQVSRLAHQQRTFRNYDLRKHAYEEIKAGYGLAAQAAQHVIKKVADAYTTLHANLRNGNLGKPGSARRRSVESTPIAFRPDAAQPYDDRCLSWQIDVATVSIWTVRGRVKKVAFTASAEQLKTLAAHRKGESDLVHRDGMWFLIATCDLPDVPLTPPGGFVGVDLGIANIATTSTGARHSGKGLNAVRHRQRELRRRLQAKGTKSAKRLLKKRRRTEARFAADTNHRIAKQIVTEAERTGQGIALEDLQNIRDRVRLRKPQRVTLHSWSFHQLGAFITYKAARAGVAVIHVDPSYTSQQCSACGHVDRKNRPDQETFLCTSCGFAEHADVNAARNIASRGVAGWAVSHAADDAA; encoded by the coding sequence ATGTGTTCGATCGTGAGGCTGGTGGTGCAGGTGAAACTCCTGCCGACGCCCGAGCAGGCGGCGGCGCTGGAAGCGACCCTGAACGCCGTCAACACCGCCGCCTGCCAGGTCTCCCGGCTGGCGCATCAACAGCGGACCTTCCGCAACTACGACCTGCGCAAGCACGCCTACGAGGAAATCAAGGCCGGGTATGGGCTCGCCGCCCAGGCCGCGCAGCACGTGATCAAGAAGGTCGCGGACGCCTACACCACCCTGCATGCCAACCTCCGCAACGGTAACCTCGGCAAACCAGGCTCAGCGCGCAGACGGAGCGTAGAGTCCACACCCATCGCCTTCCGGCCCGACGCCGCCCAGCCCTACGACGACCGCTGCCTGTCCTGGCAGATCGACGTGGCGACCGTGTCGATCTGGACCGTGCGCGGCCGGGTGAAGAAGGTGGCGTTCACCGCCTCGGCCGAGCAGCTGAAAACCCTGGCGGCTCACCGCAAGGGCGAATCCGATCTCGTGCACCGCGACGGCATGTGGTTCCTCATCGCCACCTGCGATCTACCCGACGTCCCGCTCACCCCTCCGGGCGGGTTCGTCGGAGTGGACCTGGGCATCGCCAACATCGCCACCACCAGTACCGGTGCGCGACACAGCGGCAAAGGCCTGAACGCCGTCCGGCATCGACAGCGCGAACTGCGCCGCCGTTTGCAAGCCAAAGGCACCAAATCCGCCAAGCGGCTGCTCAAGAAGCGCCGCCGTACGGAAGCACGGTTCGCCGCCGACACCAACCACCGCATCGCCAAGCAGATCGTGACCGAGGCAGAACGCACCGGGCAGGGGATCGCTCTGGAAGACCTCCAGAACATCCGTGACCGGGTACGGCTTCGCAAGCCCCAGCGGGTCACGCTGCACTCGTGGTCGTTTCACCAGCTCGGTGCGTTCATCACCTACAAGGCGGCCCGGGCCGGGGTCGCCGTCATCCATGTGGACCCTTCCTATACCAGCCAGCAGTGTTCGGCCTGCGGGCATGTGGATAGGAAGAACCGGCCTGACCAGGAAACCTTCCTCTGCACGTCGTGCGGCTTCGCTGAGCACGCCGACGTCAACGCGGCCCGCAACATCGCCTCACGCGGTGTGGCGGGCTGGGCAGTGAGTCACGCTGCCGACGACGCGGCCTGA
- the tnpA gene encoding IS200/IS605 family transposase, with translation MSPRWEPDPVIRRGRSVVCSLHAHLVFTPRYRRKVFTDEILRRCEDIMIEVCDSFGATLVEFNGEHDHVHLLVHYPPKVALSTLVNSLKSVSARLLRKEFPAHICRYLWGGHFWSPSYFAASCGGAPLAIIKEYIENQKRPD, from the coding sequence ATGTCACCACGATGGGAACCCGATCCCGTTATCCGGCGGGGCCGTAGCGTGGTCTGCAGCCTGCATGCCCATTTGGTCTTCACGCCCAGGTACCGACGCAAGGTGTTCACCGACGAGATCCTGCGCCGCTGCGAAGACATCATGATCGAGGTGTGCGACAGTTTCGGCGCCACACTGGTGGAGTTCAACGGCGAGCACGACCACGTCCACCTGCTGGTGCACTATCCACCCAAGGTGGCGCTCTCGACCTTGGTCAACTCCCTCAAGAGCGTCTCGGCCCGGCTGTTGCGTAAGGAGTTCCCGGCCCACATCTGCCGGTATCTGTGGGGCGGCCATTTCTGGTCGCCCAGCTACTTCGCCGCGTCCTGCGGCGGCGCACCCCTGGCGATCATCAAGGAGTACATCGAGAACCAGAAACGGCCGGACTGA
- a CDS encoding glutaredoxin domain-containing protein, protein MSSALPVIVLVLVFAWMIFTNLPRRGRTTSYKDADHKGVVIYWRPGCKYCMRLRTRLRFTRLRYHEVNIWRDPEAAAFVRSVADGNETVPTVTVAGRAMVNPSKTRLLEAVTTHAPHLAPGPRE, encoded by the coding sequence ATGTCTTCCGCGCTCCCCGTCATCGTCCTCGTCCTCGTGTTCGCCTGGATGATCTTCACGAACCTGCCTCGCCGAGGCCGGACGACGTCGTACAAGGACGCGGACCACAAGGGCGTGGTGATCTACTGGCGGCCCGGTTGCAAATACTGCATGAGGCTGCGCACGCGCCTGCGCTTCACGCGGCTGCGCTACCACGAGGTCAACATCTGGAGAGATCCCGAAGCGGCGGCGTTCGTCCGCTCGGTCGCTGACGGGAACGAGACCGTACCGACCGTGACCGTGGCCGGGCGGGCGATGGTGAACCCGTCGAAGACCCGGTTGCTCGAAGCGGTCACGACGCACGCTCCGCACCTGGCGCCCGGCCCAAGGGAGTGA
- a CDS encoding response regulator transcription factor, which produces MRVVVADDAVLIREGLIRLLEEFGCEVVAAVGDGDRLVEAIAEHRPDVSVVDVRMPPDFTDEGLRAAVEARRRVPGAPVLILSQYVEVSYADDLLADARGAVGYLLKDRVVDVDDFMGGLRTVAAGGTVFDPQVVAQLMVRRRRDDPLAQLTPREREVLGLMAEGRSNPAIGRQLVVSDGAVEKHIRSIFAKLGLYAEDGDQHRRVLAVLAYLRS; this is translated from the coding sequence GTGCGGGTAGTCGTGGCCGACGACGCAGTGTTGATCAGAGAGGGCCTGATCAGGCTGCTCGAGGAGTTCGGCTGCGAGGTGGTCGCGGCGGTGGGGGACGGTGACCGCCTGGTGGAGGCGATCGCCGAACACCGGCCGGACGTCTCGGTGGTGGACGTCCGGATGCCGCCCGACTTCACCGACGAGGGGCTGCGCGCGGCGGTCGAGGCGCGCCGGCGGGTGCCGGGCGCGCCAGTGCTGATCCTGTCGCAGTACGTCGAGGTGTCCTATGCCGACGACCTGCTGGCCGACGCCAGGGGCGCGGTGGGTTACCTGCTCAAGGACAGGGTCGTGGACGTGGACGACTTCATGGGAGGCCTGCGCACCGTCGCGGCCGGCGGCACGGTCTTCGACCCGCAGGTGGTGGCCCAGCTGATGGTGCGGCGCCGCCGCGACGACCCGCTCGCCCAGCTCACCCCGCGCGAGCGCGAGGTGCTCGGTCTGATGGCCGAGGGCAGGTCCAACCCGGCCATCGGCCGCCAGCTCGTGGTCAGCGACGGCGCGGTGGAGAAGCACATCCGCAGCATCTTCGCCAAGCTCGGCCTGTACGCCGAGGACGGCGACCAGCACCGCAGGGTGCTGGCCGTCCTCGCCTACCTGCGCTCCTGA
- a CDS encoding sensor histidine kinase, whose product MRTLLRRIGTDSRYLIAGFPLSVVFFALMVAGFAAGIGTVVVWVGVPILATTLLVARGLADVERRMLPEVLGRALPRPRYRPAPETAGWFRRVANPLTSGQSWLDLLYGIVAFPISIVTFVLTVVWWAGTVLGLTFPLYGWIVAAIPGNQGGLAYVLGFENRVWVDMVINTVIGVLFALTLPVIVHGAALVRAGLGRAMLTGVAELHERIDDLAEGRAAAVSAEANALRRLERDIHDGPQQRLVSLAMDLSRAQRQLSRDPQAVNEMLSQAISSTRDTLDELRALSRGIAPPILTDRGLAPALAALASRCTVPVELDLQITGRFAAAVENTVYFVVAESLTNIAKHSHATVCTISLSKIGGILMLTIGDDGVGGAHTAKGHGLSGLVDRLKAVDGELAVDSPTGGPTVIVAEVPCG is encoded by the coding sequence ATGAGAACCCTCCTCCGCCGCATCGGCACGGACAGCCGCTATCTGATCGCCGGCTTCCCCCTCTCCGTCGTCTTCTTCGCCCTGATGGTGGCGGGCTTCGCCGCGGGGATCGGCACGGTGGTCGTGTGGGTGGGAGTGCCGATCCTGGCGACGACGCTGCTGGTGGCGCGGGGCCTGGCCGACGTGGAGCGGCGGATGCTGCCCGAGGTGCTCGGCCGCGCGCTGCCCCGGCCCCGCTACCGGCCGGCCCCGGAGACGGCCGGGTGGTTCCGCCGTGTGGCCAACCCGCTGACCAGCGGGCAGTCGTGGCTCGACCTGCTCTACGGGATCGTGGCCTTCCCGATCTCCATCGTGACGTTCGTCCTCACGGTGGTCTGGTGGGCGGGGACGGTCCTGGGCCTGACCTTCCCGCTCTACGGGTGGATCGTCGCGGCGATTCCCGGCAACCAGGGGGGGCTCGCCTACGTGCTCGGGTTCGAGAACAGGGTGTGGGTCGACATGGTCATCAACACCGTCATCGGCGTGCTGTTCGCGCTCACCCTGCCGGTGATCGTGCACGGTGCCGCGCTCGTCAGGGCCGGGCTCGGCCGGGCGATGCTGACCGGTGTCGCCGAGCTGCACGAGCGCATCGACGACCTGGCCGAGGGCCGGGCCGCCGCGGTGTCGGCCGAGGCCAACGCGCTGCGGCGGCTGGAGCGCGACATCCACGACGGTCCCCAGCAGCGACTGGTCTCCCTGGCCATGGACCTGTCCCGTGCCCAGCGTCAGCTCAGCCGCGACCCCCAGGCCGTCAACGAGATGCTCAGCCAGGCCATCAGCTCCACCCGCGACACCCTGGACGAGCTGCGCGCCCTCTCGCGGGGCATCGCGCCGCCGATCCTGACCGACCGCGGCCTGGCCCCCGCGCTCGCCGCACTGGCCAGCCGCTGCACCGTCCCCGTCGAGCTGGACCTGCAGATCACCGGCCGCTTCGCCGCGGCCGTGGAGAACACCGTCTACTTCGTGGTCGCCGAGAGCCTGACCAACATCGCCAAGCACAGCCACGCCACCGTCTGCACGATCTCGCTGAGCAAGATCGGCGGCATTCTCATGCTGACGATCGGGGATGATGGTGTCGGCGGCGCACACACCGCCAAGGGACATGGTCTGTCCGGACTCGTCGACCGCCTCAAGGCGGTGGACGGGGAGCTGGCGGTGGACTCACCGACGGGCGGGCCGACGGTGATCGTGGCGGAGGTGCCGTGCGGGTAG
- a CDS encoding acyltransferase family protein gives MTAVISRSAARTTPGPPGRDVFIDVLRLAGIALVVLQHWSMPVLSFAEGRISTGNALSAGGAWVITWISQVMPLVFFAGGAANAISWRGSVRRGGTVPGWLAGRLRRLVWPVLPLAAVWLPLPHLLLAAGLPEQPVVTASRLAGQLLWFLVVYLVAVAVTPPMLRLNMVYGWRVPVALAAGAVAVDVARFGSGLEVVGFLNIALVWAAVHQLGFLYADGRLGRPWAMAVAGYGLAAALVAFGPYPGSMIGMPGAAVSNMAPPTVALLAVAVGQLGLVLALRRWIVAFAAWPGVSRVLAWAAPRMMTVYLWHMSALFLVTSVVVVGLGVSTPQPWTSAWLSGWPHWLLVLALAMGPLLHCFARFEAPARALPYDGGMARIVVAVALAVAGLLAFTAFGFVPGPVPVIGGGMILASLALTWSAGRPQPAVQPGNKSV, from the coding sequence GTGACCGCCGTCATCTCCCGCTCAGCAGCCCGTACGACCCCCGGGCCGCCGGGCCGAGACGTGTTCATCGACGTGCTGCGGCTGGCCGGCATCGCCCTGGTGGTGCTGCAGCACTGGAGCATGCCGGTGCTCTCCTTCGCCGAGGGGCGGATCTCCACCGGCAACGCGCTGTCGGCCGGTGGCGCCTGGGTGATCACCTGGATCAGCCAGGTGATGCCGCTGGTCTTCTTCGCGGGCGGCGCGGCCAATGCGATCAGCTGGCGGGGCTCGGTACGGCGGGGCGGCACGGTCCCCGGCTGGCTGGCGGGGCGGCTGCGCCGCCTGGTCTGGCCGGTGCTGCCGCTGGCGGCGGTGTGGTTGCCCCTGCCCCACCTGCTGCTCGCCGCCGGCCTGCCGGAACAGCCGGTGGTCACGGCCTCGCGCCTGGCCGGGCAGCTGCTCTGGTTCCTGGTGGTCTACCTGGTCGCGGTGGCGGTGACCCCGCCGATGCTCCGGCTCAACATGGTGTACGGCTGGCGGGTGCCCGTGGCGTTGGCGGCGGGGGCCGTCGCGGTGGACGTCGCCCGCTTCGGCAGCGGCCTGGAGGTCGTCGGGTTCCTCAACATCGCGCTGGTCTGGGCGGCGGTGCACCAGCTGGGTTTCCTGTACGCCGACGGCCGCCTGGGCAGGCCCTGGGCCATGGCGGTGGCGGGGTACGGCCTGGCCGCGGCGCTGGTGGCCTTCGGCCCCTATCCGGGCAGCATGATCGGGATGCCCGGCGCGGCCGTCTCCAACATGGCGCCGCCCACGGTCGCGCTGCTCGCGGTGGCGGTCGGCCAGCTCGGCCTGGTGCTGGCGCTGCGCCGGTGGATCGTCGCGTTCGCGGCGTGGCCGGGTGTCTCGCGGGTGCTCGCCTGGGCGGCTCCCCGGATGATGACCGTCTACCTGTGGCACATGAGCGCGCTGTTCCTCGTCACCTCGGTGGTCGTGGTGGGCCTGGGCGTCTCCACCCCGCAGCCGTGGACCTCGGCCTGGCTGTCGGGCTGGCCGCACTGGCTGCTCGTGCTCGCCCTCGCCATGGGCCCGTTGCTGCACTGCTTCGCCCGGTTCGAGGCGCCCGCGCGGGCCCTGCCGTACGACGGGGGGATGGCCCGGATCGTGGTGGCCGTCGCCCTCGCCGTGGCCGGGCTGCTCGCCTTCACCGCGTTCGGTTTCGTTCCGGGACCGGTCCCGGTGATCGGCGGAGGGATGATCCTGGCGAGCCTGGCGCTCACCTGGTCGGCCGGTCGGCCGCAGCCGGCGGTACAGCCGGGCAATAAGTCCGTTTAG